A single region of the Latilactobacillus curvatus JCM 1096 = DSM 20019 genome encodes:
- a CDS encoding Fur family transcriptional regulator yields MSEITTAIAVLRANGYKITKQRREMLQYLSGYENRYIPVTQIDEHMRAIFPGMSHNTIYRNIKDFEQLGLVEQQTEGEQAHVKYQCDFEHRHHHHFICRQCGKVIELKMCPLDFFSQQIPNCQIEGHQFELYGLCEDCQA; encoded by the coding sequence ATGAGCGAAATAACCACTGCCATTGCCGTATTACGCGCAAATGGGTACAAAATTACCAAGCAACGCCGAGAGATGCTACAGTATTTATCGGGATATGAAAATCGCTACATTCCCGTGACTCAAATCGACGAGCATATGCGCGCCATTTTTCCGGGAATGAGTCACAATACGATTTATCGCAACATTAAAGATTTTGAACAACTTGGCTTAGTAGAACAACAAACAGAGGGTGAACAGGCCCACGTTAAATATCAATGCGATTTTGAACATCGCCACCATCATCACTTTATTTGCCGCCAGTGTGGCAAAGTGATTGAATTGAAAATGTGTCCGTTAGATTTTTTTAGTCAGCAAATTCCAAATTGTCAAATTGAAGGTCATCAGTTCGAACTCTATGGCCTCTGTGAAGACTGCCAAGCATAA
- a CDS encoding DUF6681 family protein produces MLTFLDIINHYFGYLNINGRVKNRLFSVICLIGDFYLLYKSVTYFKAQAVGRGVINLLVFLVLFYFAVMNLYFYYRGKNAVIDISPYVEKALGGDPNAPHPLNGVTAKTQVISQIQPATGLFEEQNLLPAQLTMDAEQTQRLGSLINELIESGYLSLNYAGLSDNDIYEQAQQLQRPIYAIGNQVALPFYEMKQEADRWVLYGGINAIAKQPLAQITTVGLTPIQDLAQDYQLAVAHTWITGGPNKMAGRSGVVEGNDPYQLVVQIAYQERTK; encoded by the coding sequence GTGTTAACTTTTTTAGACATTATTAACCATTATTTCGGTTACTTAAATATTAATGGTCGCGTTAAAAATCGCCTTTTTTCAGTTATTTGTTTAATTGGTGATTTTTATCTTCTATATAAGAGTGTGACCTACTTTAAAGCTCAAGCGGTTGGACGAGGTGTGATTAACCTCCTCGTCTTTTTGGTGTTATTCTATTTTGCAGTGATGAACCTGTATTTCTATTATCGGGGCAAAAATGCGGTCATCGATATTTCACCGTATGTTGAAAAAGCGCTGGGTGGTGATCCAAACGCGCCACATCCACTAAATGGGGTAACCGCCAAAACGCAAGTGATCTCACAAATTCAACCGGCCACTGGCTTATTTGAAGAACAAAATCTCTTGCCCGCGCAACTGACAATGGACGCGGAACAAACCCAACGTTTAGGATCCTTGATTAACGAACTGATTGAATCTGGCTATCTTAGCTTGAATTACGCAGGCTTAAGTGATAATGATATATATGAACAAGCGCAACAATTGCAGCGACCAATTTATGCGATTGGGAATCAAGTTGCTTTACCGTTTTATGAAATGAAACAAGAAGCAGATCGTTGGGTGCTCTATGGGGGGATTAACGCCATTGCCAAACAACCGTTAGCGCAGATTACGACGGTTGGCTTAACCCCAATCCAAGACCTAGCCCAAGATTATCAACTTGCAGTCGCCCATACTTGGATTACGGGTGGCCCGAACAAGATGGCCGGGCGTAGTGGCGTGGTTGAAGGCAATGATCCCTATCAATTAGTGGTTCAGATTGCGTACCAAGAACGAACAAAGTAG
- a CDS encoding IS30-like element ISLpl1 family transposase, with protein MSSITYSERIKIETFCELGLSNIQMGVRLNRSPSTISYELSRCQPYQAELAQTDAEYKRSRCGRKTKLSDELKQKILNHLRLSWSPGMIAHEFKLATKSIYNWLNQGRIGFSLNDLPEHGVRQRRNVDQRSKYNQSLGRSIEQRPMMINQRKRIGDFELDTVVGPRGHSKAVLLTLIDRKSRFLWAYRLKDRTTATVNEALTKFLTTFNGPVHSFTVDRGTEFSGLVSLESQYGIKTYYCHAYTPAERGSNERFNRNLRYFYPKGTRFEHISAQDLTTTLLQINQRPLKILDWQTPYQVMLTNLSKNSD; from the coding sequence TTGTCTAGTATAACCTATTCCGAACGAATTAAAATCGAAACCTTTTGTGAACTAGGGCTGTCCAATATCCAAATGGGCGTTCGGCTGAACCGATCACCGTCAACAATTTCTTATGAATTATCTCGATGTCAACCTTATCAGGCTGAATTAGCACAAACAGATGCCGAATACAAGCGATCACGATGTGGTCGGAAAACTAAGCTGAGCGATGAGTTAAAGCAAAAAATTCTCAACCATTTACGTCTAAGCTGGTCACCAGGAATGATTGCTCACGAATTTAAACTAGCTACTAAATCTATTTATAATTGGCTAAATCAGGGGAGAATTGGTTTCTCCTTGAATGATCTACCTGAACATGGCGTACGCCAACGGCGTAACGTTGACCAACGATCCAAATATAATCAATCTTTGGGGCGATCAATTGAACAGCGTCCCATGATGATTAATCAACGTAAGCGCATCGGCGATTTTGAACTAGATACAGTCGTTGGTCCTCGTGGGCATAGTAAGGCAGTTTTATTAACTTTAATCGATCGCAAATCACGGTTCCTTTGGGCATACCGGTTAAAAGATCGGACGACAGCGACTGTTAATGAAGCACTAACTAAGTTCCTAACCACTTTTAATGGTCCGGTGCACAGCTTTACTGTGGACCGTGGCACTGAGTTTAGTGGGCTAGTATCACTTGAATCACAATATGGTATTAAGACCTATTACTGCCATGCTTATACTCCAGCTGAACGTGGTAGTAATGAACGCTTTAATCGGAATTTACGTTATTTTTATCCTAAAGGGACTCGTTTTGAGCACATTAGTGCTCAAGATTTAACGACGACGTTACTCCAAATTAACCAGCGACCGCTTAAAATACTCGACTGGCAAACACCGTATCAGGTTATGCTGACAAATTTGTCCAAAAATTCGGATTAA
- a CDS encoding IS30 family transposase, which yields MTNIKRTISKAYQQLSNFDRVRIETLLNQGFSQARIARELNRSRSTISREITRGSVLQRIPGHKVALIYFADTAAYLHAQRREWCRPKTMLEKNPEFYAACAAAIKQRPRVHSVDSFVHTFKREHADEVVPSTPTVYRDIEAGRFELRTHDLPRKPSLRIKRSHSHTRTNKTKLGTSIDERPIEVQDRRQGGHWEGDLVKGKRVDSEPALLVLTERMSRFEIIIKLANYKASTCKVGLQSIIDDYGAEYFTTITFDNGSEFAQLDSVEGTDVYFAHPYSPWERGTNENQNGLLREFIPKGRSLHHYDIIDIQSFQDALNSRPRRILGYRSAAELMPEL from the coding sequence ATGACCAACATCAAGCGTACCATCTCTAAGGCTTACCAACAACTATCAAATTTTGATCGCGTTCGCATTGAAACTCTGCTCAATCAGGGATTCTCCCAAGCACGGATTGCCCGCGAACTCAACCGCTCTCGTAGTACTATTTCGCGTGAGATCACTCGTGGCTCCGTTCTACAGCGAATTCCCGGGCATAAGGTAGCGTTGATTTACTTTGCTGATACGGCAGCTTATCTGCACGCTCAGCGGCGGGAGTGGTGTCGCCCCAAGACGATGCTTGAGAAGAACCCCGAGTTCTACGCCGCCTGTGCCGCTGCCATCAAGCAACGTCCACGCGTACACAGTGTGGACAGCTTCGTGCACACCTTCAAACGGGAACACGCAGACGAGGTTGTTCCTTCAACACCAACGGTTTACCGGGATATTGAGGCCGGTAGATTCGAACTACGGACCCACGACTTACCGCGCAAACCCAGCTTGCGAATTAAACGAAGCCATTCCCATACCCGCACCAATAAGACGAAGCTTGGTACCTCGATTGATGAAAGACCCATTGAAGTTCAAGACCGTCGGCAAGGGGGCCATTGGGAAGGAGATTTAGTGAAAGGTAAGCGCGTTGATAGCGAACCTGCGTTGCTGGTTTTGACAGAGCGGATGAGTCGCTTCGAAATCATCATCAAGCTCGCTAACTACAAAGCAAGTACCTGTAAGGTGGGACTTCAGTCCATCATTGATGATTACGGTGCGGAATACTTCACCACCATCACCTTTGATAACGGCAGTGAGTTCGCACAACTAGATTCAGTAGAAGGAACTGATGTCTACTTTGCTCATCCGTACTCACCATGGGAGCGCGGAACAAATGAGAACCAGAACGGCCTTCTACGAGAGTTTATTCCGAAAGGTCGCTCACTCCACCATTACGACATCATTGATATTCAGAGCTTCCAGGACGCACTCAACAGCCGGCCTCGTCGTATCTTGGGCTACCGGAGTGCGGCGGAACTGATGCCGGAACTCTAA
- the hflX gene encoding GTPase HflX, producing the protein MEETYMQPKKVLITGVSQRQVNFDYTMRELGELARADNLEVVGDVRQNIDQANHATYFGKGKVQEIKERAVAEDADIILINDELSPSQIRNLEKELGISILDRTQLILEIFASRAKTKEAQLQVAIAEAKYQLPRLHPSENKLDQQGGGGTANRGAGETQLELDRRLIEKRITKLKAELAKIDQQQLVQRRQRTKNAIPVVALVGYTNAGKSTTMNRILQRLNPDTPEKQVFEKDMLFATLDTSVREIVLPNQQKFLLSDTVGFVTKLPHHLIQAFKSTLAEAASADLLIHVVDYSDPNYLDMMETTQETLESLNIKDIPVIEAYNKADLKPDTRYPEVDGNQIVYSARDEVAIDALIALINKQLFEQYPTLDFLVPYTEGQAVSYLSDRANITKQSYEEDGTLIRAQINPDLLGPVKKFVQA; encoded by the coding sequence ATGGAAGAAACTTATATGCAACCTAAAAAGGTTTTAATCACTGGTGTTAGTCAACGCCAAGTTAATTTTGACTATACAATGCGCGAACTGGGCGAACTAGCCCGTGCCGATAACTTAGAAGTCGTTGGTGACGTTCGCCAAAATATCGACCAAGCTAATCACGCCACTTATTTTGGTAAAGGGAAGGTTCAAGAAATTAAAGAACGCGCCGTCGCTGAAGATGCGGACATTATCTTGATTAACGATGAACTTTCACCTTCACAGATTCGGAATTTAGAAAAAGAACTCGGAATAAGCATTCTTGATCGGACGCAATTAATTCTTGAAATCTTTGCTAGCCGTGCCAAAACAAAAGAAGCGCAACTCCAAGTGGCCATCGCCGAAGCGAAATACCAATTACCACGCCTCCATCCTTCTGAAAACAAGTTGGATCAACAAGGTGGCGGGGGTACTGCGAACCGTGGGGCGGGTGAAACCCAACTTGAATTGGATCGCCGACTCATCGAAAAACGGATTACGAAGCTCAAAGCCGAACTTGCTAAAATCGATCAACAACAACTCGTACAACGCCGTCAACGGACGAAAAATGCGATTCCAGTTGTCGCACTCGTCGGGTACACCAATGCAGGTAAATCAACGACTATGAATCGAATTTTACAACGGTTGAACCCCGATACACCTGAAAAACAAGTTTTTGAAAAGGATATGCTCTTTGCCACCTTAGACACGAGTGTCCGCGAAATCGTCCTCCCCAACCAACAGAAATTCCTGTTGAGTGATACGGTTGGTTTCGTCACAAAACTTCCTCATCACTTAATTCAAGCCTTTAAATCAACCTTAGCTGAAGCAGCGAGTGCTGATCTTTTAATCCACGTGGTTGATTACTCAGATCCAAACTACTTGGACATGATGGAAACGACACAAGAAACCCTTGAATCACTCAACATTAAAGATATCCCAGTCATCGAGGCTTACAATAAAGCTGATTTGAAACCAGATACGCGCTATCCTGAAGTAGACGGAAACCAAATCGTTTATTCAGCTCGCGACGAAGTAGCAATCGATGCATTGATTGCCTTAATTAACAAACAACTCTTTGAACAATACCCAACGCTCGACTTCTTAGTCCCATACACAGAAGGGCAAGCTGTTTCGTACCTCAGTGATCGTGCCAATATCACTAAACAAAGCTATGAAGAAGATGGCACGTTGATTCGTGCACAAATCAACCCAGACCTATTAGGACCCGTTAAAAAGTTCGTTCAAGCATAG
- a CDS encoding ROK family protein, which produces MKNLALLDVGGTTIKYGLWDGAAQQLTKQGAVATPKSLNAYYDVLTQIVAEFKASDQVVGVAMSTPGAVNKATGIIEGASALPYIHHFEIQDELETRFDLPVVMENDANCAALAEVGSGAAKGLKNVLFMVIGTGVGGSVIVNGQVQHGRHLFGGEFGYMMMNDGRILSEVGTAVHMADRYNQEAHTNYSGHEVFELADQGDLLAQKEAQVLYDNLAQAIYNLQYSFDSEAVILGGGVSQADFLVPNIEKALQEILKQVDIAPFMPTIRTCQYHNDANLIGAMEDFRRTYPNLVAN; this is translated from the coding sequence ATGAAAAATTTAGCATTACTTGATGTTGGTGGCACTACGATTAAATATGGTTTATGGGATGGTGCGGCGCAACAATTGACCAAACAAGGGGCTGTTGCCACACCAAAGTCGTTGAATGCGTATTATGATGTGCTGACGCAGATTGTGGCGGAGTTTAAGGCTAGTGACCAAGTTGTTGGGGTCGCAATGAGTACGCCGGGTGCAGTGAACAAGGCGACGGGTATTATTGAAGGGGCCAGTGCGCTCCCTTATATTCATCATTTTGAAATTCAAGATGAACTTGAAACGCGTTTTGACTTACCAGTCGTAATGGAAAATGATGCGAATTGCGCGGCTTTAGCCGAAGTCGGTAGTGGGGCTGCTAAAGGGCTAAAAAATGTGTTGTTCATGGTAATTGGCACTGGCGTTGGTGGTTCAGTGATTGTCAACGGACAAGTCCAACATGGTCGCCATTTATTCGGTGGTGAGTTTGGCTACATGATGATGAATGATGGTCGGATTTTAAGTGAAGTCGGGACCGCCGTTCACATGGCTGACCGTTATAATCAAGAGGCACATACTAACTACTCAGGGCATGAAGTTTTTGAATTGGCTGATCAAGGCGATTTACTCGCGCAAAAGGAGGCACAGGTGCTCTATGATAATCTCGCACAAGCCATCTATAATTTACAATATAGTTTTGATTCAGAAGCGGTTATTTTAGGTGGTGGGGTGTCGCAGGCCGATTTCTTGGTGCCAAATATTGAAAAAGCTTTACAGGAAATACTCAAGCAAGTCGATATTGCGCCTTTCATGCCAACCATTCGGACGTGTCAGTATCATAATGATGCGAACTTGATTGGTGCAATGGAAGATTTCCGCCGCACATATCCGAATTTAGTTGCAAATTAG
- a CDS encoding APC family permease: MPTEKQALNQTIGFTAALATVMGTVIGAGVFFKADPVTHATGSTGLTMLAWLVGGLITICAGLTAAELAAAIPETGGMMRYIDHTYGSLAAFLLGWAETTVYFPANIAALSIVFATQCINLFSWSAYWQIPIAIIVGLSLTILNFFGSRVGGLFQSFTTVFKLIPLAIIIVFGLIHPGSNAVHVSLFDVTRSNGSGSFLSALGSGVLATLFAYDGWIHVGNIAGELKHPERDLPRSILIGLTGTMVVYLLVSAVFVLVLPINQIAGNPNAASEVARVLFGGVGGKIITIGILISVYGGINGYTMTGMRIPYAMALENRLPFSRQLRSLSKTGAPVVSGLVQISIAIVMMFMGGFNTLTDMLVVVIWIFYILTFIAVFILRKREPELNRPYRTLGYPVIPVIAILGGIFIVVNTLFTQTMLTLIGIGITLLGLPFYYYLKNKYPVV, encoded by the coding sequence ATGCCCACGGAAAAACAAGCATTAAATCAAACGATTGGATTTACCGCGGCATTAGCCACTGTGATGGGAACGGTCATCGGTGCTGGTGTGTTCTTTAAAGCGGATCCTGTGACGCATGCGACCGGCTCCACCGGGCTGACAATGCTTGCATGGCTTGTCGGCGGCTTAATCACAATTTGTGCTGGATTGACAGCTGCTGAATTAGCAGCTGCGATTCCAGAAACTGGCGGGATGATGCGGTACATCGACCATACTTATGGTAGTTTAGCGGCATTTTTATTAGGTTGGGCCGAAACAACAGTCTACTTTCCAGCGAACATTGCGGCGTTGTCGATTGTTTTTGCAACGCAATGCATTAACTTATTCAGTTGGTCAGCTTACTGGCAGATTCCAATTGCAATCATCGTCGGACTCAGCTTAACAATCTTGAATTTCTTTGGTTCCCGGGTTGGGGGACTATTCCAATCCTTCACAACCGTCTTTAAATTAATCCCGCTTGCGATTATTATTGTATTCGGGTTAATTCATCCAGGCAGCAACGCCGTTCATGTGTCATTATTTGACGTGACCCGGTCAAATGGATCGGGGAGTTTCCTGTCAGCGCTGGGCAGTGGTGTTCTAGCAACCCTCTTTGCGTATGATGGCTGGATTCACGTTGGGAATATTGCGGGTGAATTGAAGCATCCGGAACGCGATTTGCCGCGGTCAATTTTAATTGGTTTAACAGGAACCATGGTTGTCTACCTCTTAGTGAGCGCCGTCTTCGTTCTTGTGTTGCCAATCAATCAGATTGCCGGCAATCCGAATGCGGCTTCAGAAGTGGCTCGAGTGCTATTTGGTGGTGTGGGTGGTAAAATCATCACTATTGGGATTTTAATTTCCGTCTATGGCGGGATTAACGGCTACACGATGACTGGGATGCGGATTCCTTATGCGATGGCGCTCGAGAATCGGTTACCATTCAGTCGACAACTGCGCTCCCTTTCTAAAACAGGCGCGCCGGTTGTCAGTGGTTTAGTTCAAATTAGTATCGCCATCGTTATGATGTTTATGGGTGGCTTCAATACATTGACTGATATGTTGGTTGTTGTCATCTGGATTTTCTATATTCTAACGTTTATCGCTGTGTTCATTCTGCGCAAACGTGAACCAGAATTAAACCGTCCGTATCGCACACTTGGTTATCCAGTGATTCCAGTCATCGCCATTCTTGGTGGGATTTTCATCGTGGTGAATACATTATTCACACAGACGATGTTAACTTTAATCGGAATCGGAATTACATTACTCGGATTGCCCTTTTATTACTATTTAAAAAATAAATATCCAGTCGTTTAA
- a CDS encoding MarR family winged helix-turn-helix transcriptional regulator, translating to MPDNKRILTISEWYLECQNITTQLNKMSEKHGLSYDQFLVLEQIVELGRNTPGQIAVVFGTSAPAASRKINTLQSKKFIRKIRDMENDQRNVWLEATEEGLRKYKALKKDITKHTGIKATDLEHLRQINQAIIE from the coding sequence ATGCCAGATAATAAAAGAATATTAACAATTAGTGAGTGGTATCTGGAGTGTCAGAACATCACGACTCAATTGAATAAAATGAGCGAAAAACATGGCTTAAGTTATGATCAATTTCTCGTGTTGGAACAGATTGTGGAACTAGGACGGAACACCCCAGGCCAAATTGCAGTCGTATTTGGGACCTCCGCACCAGCGGCTTCCCGTAAAATCAATACGCTACAAAGTAAAAAGTTTATTCGCAAAATTCGTGATATGGAAAATGACCAACGGAATGTTTGGTTAGAAGCAACTGAAGAAGGCCTCCGCAAGTACAAAGCGCTAAAAAAAGATATTACTAAGCATACTGGCATCAAAGCAACGGACTTGGAGCACTTACGGCAGATAAATCAAGCAATTATAGAATAA
- a CDS encoding LacI family DNA-binding transcriptional regulator gives MATLMDVAKRANVSKMTVSRVINHPEQVTDELKELVYAAMKELDYRPNLIAKALVSNSTRIIKLCILEDIDVTEPYYMNLMVGIAKALDLHQYSLQLVTRRNFDIGNCDGYIITGLRERDVAWIRDLTKPVVVFGENQYGFDYVDTNNQLGTYLAAQLALERGYRQLIYIGMASEEAFEKSREAGYLQLMHEQQRPVQLHHFNNHSHLTEAYIIEHWAQFKLETAFICATDRLAIGIERGIASCGGHVPQEFGITGFDGVFLNQVASPKLTTIKQSIIEMGRACGENILKKINQEWIERPLIFEPNIEMGGTIRPVLKEQSE, from the coding sequence ATGGCAACATTAATGGACGTCGCTAAGCGGGCAAACGTTTCTAAGATGACAGTTTCGCGGGTGATTAATCATCCGGAACAAGTAACAGATGAATTGAAGGAATTGGTGTATGCCGCAATGAAGGAATTGGATTACCGTCCCAATTTAATTGCCAAAGCCCTAGTCAGCAACAGTACCCGAATCATCAAATTGTGTATCTTGGAAGACATCGACGTTACCGAACCATATTACATGAATCTAATGGTCGGAATTGCTAAGGCACTTGACCTACATCAGTATTCGCTGCAGTTAGTAACTCGGCGTAACTTTGATATCGGGAATTGTGATGGCTACATTATTACGGGATTGCGTGAAAGGGATGTTGCATGGATTCGCGATCTGACAAAGCCAGTCGTCGTTTTTGGGGAGAATCAGTACGGTTTTGATTATGTGGATACAAATAACCAGTTGGGGACCTACCTTGCAGCGCAATTAGCATTAGAGCGTGGTTATCGCCAGCTTATTTATATTGGAATGGCGAGTGAAGAAGCGTTTGAAAAATCACGTGAAGCCGGTTATTTACAATTAATGCATGAGCAGCAGCGTCCTGTTCAGTTACACCATTTTAACAACCATAGTCATTTGACCGAAGCCTACATCATTGAACACTGGGCGCAATTCAAACTCGAGACTGCGTTTATTTGTGCCACGGATCGTCTGGCAATTGGGATTGAACGGGGGATTGCGTCGTGTGGTGGTCATGTGCCGCAAGAGTTTGGGATTACAGGATTTGATGGGGTCTTTTTAAATCAAGTTGCCTCTCCTAAGTTGACAACGATTAAGCAGTCCATCATTGAAATGGGCCGTGCATGCGGAGAGAATATCCTCAAGAAAATTAATCAGGAGTGGATTGAGCGACCATTGATATTCGAACCAAACATTGAAATGGGCGGGACAATTCGCCCTGTGCTAAAAGAACAATCGGAATAA
- a CDS encoding ABC transporter substrate-binding protein — protein MWKKLGLVSLLAGVTLTLAACGSKSADGGNVKITILQGKVESNKQFKAIAKKYEKAHPNVKIEITSIGGGTQYNPVLKTRISSGNAPTIFSLDGPASVKQFKNYTADLTDTKAAKAAIPSTLDTVKSQGKVYGLPFNIEGYGFVYNKAVFEKAGIDPKSLTTYDKLEAAVKTLNEQKEQLGIKGVFALPGKESWILSDHLLNVYLSKEFDGNAQKLYTSKKMKFENNAEMKQMIDLQKEYSVQPVMQMDYAGQVNQNFAQGKVAMIQQGDWIYETVNQIDAKFAQDGIGMIPMPVKEQQGKMPVGTSIYWAVNKRKSTDEQKAAKDFLNWLYTSKEGKKDVVEKLHFVPAYKGYGDVKMPDALTQSVYDYSQKKATFGWVFPGYTGTSWDPDVAQPNLQKYLSGDQDWQKTVSNMKDGWTKQQTK, from the coding sequence ATGTGGAAAAAGCTAGGGTTAGTTTCGTTATTGGCTGGTGTAACGTTAACATTGGCTGCTTGTGGGAGCAAGAGTGCGGATGGCGGCAATGTGAAAATCACAATTCTACAAGGAAAAGTGGAATCCAACAAGCAATTCAAAGCGATTGCGAAGAAGTATGAAAAAGCACATCCAAACGTCAAGATTGAAATCACATCAATCGGTGGTGGGACACAGTATAATCCCGTTTTGAAGACGAGAATTTCATCCGGGAATGCACCTACTATTTTTAGTTTAGATGGGCCAGCATCGGTTAAACAATTCAAGAACTACACGGCTGATTTAACGGATACAAAAGCTGCTAAGGCCGCTATTCCAAGCACACTAGATACTGTTAAGTCACAAGGGAAAGTTTACGGCTTGCCATTTAACATTGAAGGCTATGGTTTTGTTTATAATAAAGCTGTCTTCGAAAAAGCCGGTATCGATCCAAAGAGCTTAACGACTTACGATAAATTAGAAGCAGCTGTTAAAACATTAAATGAACAAAAAGAACAATTAGGCATTAAAGGGGTCTTTGCTTTACCTGGTAAGGAATCATGGATTCTTTCAGATCATTTGTTGAATGTTTATCTAAGTAAAGAATTTGATGGCAATGCACAAAAATTGTATACCTCAAAGAAAATGAAGTTTGAAAACAATGCAGAAATGAAACAAATGATTGATTTGCAAAAAGAATATTCCGTTCAACCAGTCATGCAAATGGATTACGCGGGACAAGTGAACCAAAACTTTGCTCAAGGAAAAGTTGCGATGATTCAACAAGGCGACTGGATTTACGAAACCGTTAACCAAATTGATGCGAAATTCGCTCAAGACGGGATCGGCATGATTCCAATGCCAGTTAAGGAACAACAAGGTAAGATGCCTGTTGGGACCTCAATCTACTGGGCAGTTAATAAACGGAAGAGTACCGACGAACAAAAAGCAGCTAAGGACTTCTTGAACTGGCTATATACGTCTAAAGAAGGTAAAAAAGACGTTGTTGAGAAATTACATTTCGTACCTGCTTATAAAGGTTACGGTGATGTGAAGATGCCAGATGCACTCACACAATCGGTCTATGATTACAGTCAAAAGAAAGCAACATTCGGCTGGGTTTTCCCGGGTTATACTGGCACATCATGGGATCCAGACGTTGCCCAACCTAACCTACAAAAATATCTATCAGGTGACCAAGATTGGCAAAAGACTGTTTCAAATATGAAGGACGGTTGGACAAAACAACAAACTAAATAA
- a CDS encoding carbohydrate ABC transporter permease, with protein MKNKSLSFWLFLTPTLVALALVVFIPMLEGLFYSFTDWDGLSFTKVVGFKNYMALLQDKAFGNAFWFTVAFVIVTVILLNVIGLGLALLVTQKFKGNNFLRAIFFMPNMIGGLILGFIWQFIFTQGFSALGSALHMTVFQNWLTNSLTGFWGLVIVTVWQMSGYIMIIYIAYLQNIPSEVIEAAEIDGASAWQRFTRITFPMIAPAFTVCMFLTLSNGFKIYDQNLSLTNGGPYNSTQMLAMDIVNTAYNSSDFALAEAKAMVFFLIVAAISLVQVFYNRKREGDF; from the coding sequence ATGAAAAATAAGAGTTTATCATTTTGGTTATTTTTAACCCCTACCCTTGTTGCATTAGCATTAGTCGTTTTCATTCCAATGCTGGAGGGCCTATTCTATTCATTCACTGACTGGGATGGACTCTCTTTTACTAAGGTCGTTGGGTTTAAAAACTACATGGCCTTATTACAAGATAAAGCATTCGGAAACGCCTTTTGGTTCACGGTAGCTTTTGTTATCGTGACCGTCATCTTGCTAAATGTAATTGGCTTGGGGTTAGCATTACTTGTGACACAGAAATTTAAAGGCAACAATTTTTTACGAGCGATCTTCTTTATGCCAAACATGATTGGTGGGTTAATCTTAGGATTTATCTGGCAATTCATTTTCACGCAAGGCTTTAGCGCTTTGGGATCTGCCTTACACATGACTGTCTTCCAAAACTGGTTAACGAATTCACTAACCGGTTTTTGGGGCTTGGTAATTGTGACGGTTTGGCAAATGAGTGGTTACATCATGATTATCTATATTGCTTACTTGCAAAATATTCCAAGTGAAGTGATTGAAGCTGCTGAAATTGATGGTGCATCTGCTTGGCAACGATTTACGCGGATTACATTCCCAATGATCGCGCCAGCATTTACCGTCTGTATGTTTTTAACTCTGTCGAATGGGTTTAAAATCTACGATCAAAACTTGTCGTTGACCAACGGGGGACCTTACAACTCGACCCAAATGTTGGCGATGGATATTGTGAATACAGCCTATAATTCGAGTGATTTCGCACTCGCTGAAGCTAAAGCAATGGTCTTCTTCTTGATTGTCGCTGCGATTTCTTTAGTACAAGTCTTTTATAACCGTAAACGGGAGGGCGATTTCTAA